A genome region from Verrucomicrobiia bacterium includes the following:
- a CDS encoding chromo domain-containing protein, with protein SAKLSHRKVGPYEVIEPIGNQAYRIRIPHAWKCHNVFHVSKLEPYRQSERFPAEQPPEPEDDSGEPAYFVRKIIQCRWNKRRKALEYLVDWEGYEKDQATWEPLDNLLVDDEPIFALEQFRRENPDAESRVTPSH; from the coding sequence TCAGCCAAACTTTCTCACCGAAAAGTTGGTCCTTACGAGGTTATTGAACCCATCGGTAACCAGGCCTATCGAATTCGGATTCCTCATGCTTGGAAATGTCACAACGTTTTCCACGTCTCCAAGCTGGAACCTTATCGACAATCCGAACGTTTTCCTGCGGAACAACCACCGGAACCAGAGGACGATAGCGGCGAGCCCGCCTATTTCGTCCGGAAAATCATCCAGTGCCGTTGGAACAAGCGACGAAAAGCCCTGGAATACCTAGTTGATTGGGAAGGATATGAAAAAGACCAAGCGACTTGGGAACCACTAGACAACTTATTAGTGGACGACGAACCGATTTTCGCCCTCGAACAATTCCGCCGCGAAAATCCCGACGCCGAATCCCGAGTTACACCTTCCCATTAA